A genomic stretch from Rubripirellula reticaptiva includes:
- a CDS encoding carbohydrate kinase family protein codes for MNSPSKSIEILGIGVSVLDVLMVVDELPTDESVVRAKDRRISLGGGVAVATATAAMMGGQVSFADRLGNDVASQTILAELKSAGVNVDHIEVVKEQSASVATVWVRQNSGSRTIVFSPGSDIPLSWNDELAAAVANAKILHCNGRHVETCLRAIEIAKRSDTLVSFDGGAHRYRDEVLPLVRASDILIVSEHFAAAHVNGDDVHGNSDPATLAEQLAADFDARIVGVTAGDRGSWFVCRNNGRWHEPAVNVDRVVDTTGCGDTFHGAFLYGIAKGFSVRRSSHLASIVAANNACGLGALAVDLNSIELKINRNTSSFSNH; via the coding sequence ATGAATTCACCCTCCAAATCGATCGAAATTCTCGGCATCGGCGTTTCCGTTTTGGATGTGTTGATGGTGGTCGACGAACTGCCGACCGATGAATCAGTCGTCCGCGCCAAGGACCGACGAATCAGCTTGGGCGGTGGCGTCGCAGTTGCCACCGCAACAGCGGCGATGATGGGCGGCCAAGTGTCGTTTGCCGATCGGCTTGGCAACGATGTCGCCTCGCAAACGATCCTGGCGGAACTGAAATCTGCGGGGGTGAATGTCGATCACATCGAAGTCGTCAAAGAGCAATCGGCTTCGGTCGCGACCGTCTGGGTTCGGCAAAACTCGGGATCACGAACGATCGTCTTTTCACCCGGCAGCGACATCCCCTTGTCATGGAACGACGAATTGGCCGCCGCCGTTGCCAACGCCAAAATCCTTCACTGCAACGGGCGTCACGTCGAAACGTGTCTGCGAGCCATCGAGATTGCCAAACGCAGCGACACGCTGGTCTCGTTCGATGGCGGCGCCCATCGCTATCGCGATGAAGTGCTGCCGCTGGTCCGGGCAAGCGACATTTTGATCGTATCGGAACACTTCGCCGCCGCGCACGTGAATGGAGATGACGTCCACGGCAACTCAGATCCGGCAACGCTGGCGGAACAGCTTGCTGCTGATTTCGATGCTCGCATCGTCGGCGTTACCGCAGGTGATCGCGGCAGTTGGTTTGTCTGTCGCAATAATGGTCGTTGGCATGAACCGGCGGTGAACGTTGATCGAGTGGTCGACACAACCGGATGCGGTGATACCTTCCACGGCGCATTTCTCTACGGAATCGCGAAAGGCTTTTCCGTCCGCCGCAGTTCGCACCTAGCATCGATCGTCGCAGCGAACAATGCGTGTGGGTTGGGCGCATTGGCCGTCGATCTCAATTCGATCGAATTGAAAATAAACCGCAACACCTCAAGTTTCTCAAATCATTGA
- a CDS encoding DUF932 domain-containing protein, whose protein sequence is MTTTTTETEKATDKPRFSYGIATVADLQVDRVQPTEAGKVSLKDLRIDGQPVVATRRFWRSFFSRFGIAENVFRYFTPAEVFNRIEEVNADTAFRFCIANHTDTDGRTKRDLLAVTSPKKPVIRHDEVVDLITRYGGSDVRYHNGLVLSTHAPRGGSRQFAIGGDQFRDRFCLETPIDGYGHPRLFLSMMRMVCSNGMIGYARAFRSDVPVGKHMDHCISRAIESFDNGDGYVALRQRFESSQSSWASVHECLTLATTLEKAKREKQLLCEGVLGRLRGIAGNLSELYGLSNIEALSDKRQRILPSKARVYDLINFASEIATHHATPDGANRIQAYIGTLVSDEYDLEGTAEKSADFDDFFIEDSEAVVRQSVN, encoded by the coding sequence ATGACTACGACAACCACCGAAACAGAAAAAGCAACCGACAAGCCACGTTTCAGCTACGGAATCGCCACGGTCGCCGACTTACAGGTCGATCGAGTGCAGCCGACCGAAGCCGGTAAGGTGTCGCTAAAGGATCTGCGGATCGATGGTCAGCCCGTTGTGGCGACACGGCGATTCTGGCGATCGTTCTTCAGCCGGTTCGGAATCGCCGAAAATGTATTTCGCTACTTCACGCCTGCCGAAGTCTTCAACCGCATTGAGGAAGTCAACGCTGACACGGCGTTTCGTTTCTGCATCGCCAATCACACCGACACCGATGGCCGCACGAAACGCGATCTGTTGGCAGTAACCAGCCCCAAAAAACCTGTCATCCGTCACGATGAAGTGGTTGACCTGATCACGCGATACGGCGGGTCCGACGTGCGTTATCACAACGGCCTCGTCCTCAGCACGCATGCCCCACGCGGCGGTTCACGCCAATTCGCAATCGGCGGCGATCAGTTTCGTGATCGTTTCTGTTTGGAAACACCCATCGACGGTTACGGGCACCCTCGGTTGTTCTTGTCGATGATGCGAATGGTATGCAGCAACGGCATGATCGGTTACGCCCGTGCCTTTCGCAGCGACGTGCCGGTCGGCAAACACATGGATCACTGCATTTCACGTGCGATCGAATCGTTCGATAACGGCGATGGCTACGTCGCCCTGCGTCAACGATTCGAATCAAGCCAAAGTTCGTGGGCTTCGGTCCACGAATGCCTCACGCTGGCGACGACTCTCGAAAAAGCCAAACGCGAGAAACAACTTTTGTGCGAAGGTGTGCTTGGACGCTTGCGAGGGATCGCAGGCAACCTAAGCGAACTGTACGGGCTGTCGAATATCGAAGCGTTAAGCGACAAACGCCAACGCATCCTGCCCAGCAAGGCTCGCGTGTACGACTTGATCAACTTTGCCAGCGAGATCGCCACGCACCACGCGACGCCCGACGGGGCCAACCGGATCCAGGCGTACATCGGGACCCTCGTGTCGGACGAATACGACTTAGAAGGAACGGCCGAGAAGTCCGCCGACTTTGACGACTTCTTCATCGAAGATAGCGAAGCAGTCGTGCGGCAAAGTGTGAACTGA